A single region of the Pontibacter kalidii genome encodes:
- a CDS encoding outer membrane beta-barrel family protein — protein sequence MKKRRLFLLGQLCLLLSLFGFSGLAQDGAQQQAGASLKGNGAITGTLTDSLTGKPLEYATVALLQQGSAQAVGGTLTDEKGHFKLENIGFGTYDLAFSFIGYTSKTVRQVNVTAGKPQVSIGKVALGTSTATTLQEVQVQALRPTITQEADRLVVSIEGTALAAGKTAYDVLATSPGVFVDQEGNIQLNGRSGVTVMLDGKLTYLSARDLRSLLEGMPAENIRNIEIITNPSAKYDAQGSSGILNINLKQNTQQGVNGSVYAGTTYNGKQVGYSGGATINYKSGDWNSFLNLDAARRVGGRDATFTRVFKGEEESVYFDQEATEDYEVQGPPAVRLGTDYSIDERHSVGVMGYFVTNKFNADFLTETYLGNAPGQPTQFIDADNFRENRFTNYTGNVHYVGKFDTLGTQLSADLDLVKIRNRGDAYFYNYFYDLTGEGADRQDFLYTETPSGFDIFSGKVDYTKAFSNSRKLELGVKASRVASDADSRFYFNNGDVRVPDLSRTNHFLYDEDIYAAYVNWSSKLGERFNLQAGLRAEQTVSKGESLTTGQVTKRDYLDLFPSLFLMQKVSDDYELNYNYSRRIYRPNYGSLNPFFSYRDPYTYWLGNPYLRPQYTHSFGITQTYKKNYSLALSYQLQQDVIAELPIIDAETSTTIYTIGNVDDAINLSMTAVVPVQIMKKWDTSNTLVVAYNEFSTIVDRQQVTNDQVFYMLQSNHTILLPWKLKAEINGTYQGPGAYALYRVDPRWWLNVGLKRSFMDEKLDLTVNANDIFHTQHLIIGANVGEGNVSDWDQYFRQRNVGLTLRYKFSRGAKLEERKRNNLEELNRTGG from the coding sequence ATGAAAAAAAGAAGACTCTTCTTGCTGGGACAACTATGCCTTCTCCTCAGCCTGTTTGGCTTCTCAGGCCTGGCACAGGATGGCGCGCAGCAGCAAGCCGGGGCTAGTCTGAAGGGAAACGGCGCCATAACAGGCACCTTAACCGACTCGCTCACGGGCAAACCACTGGAATATGCCACTGTGGCTCTGCTGCAACAAGGATCTGCACAGGCTGTGGGCGGCACCCTCACAGATGAGAAAGGGCACTTTAAGCTCGAAAATATCGGTTTCGGAACGTATGACCTGGCCTTTAGCTTTATTGGCTATACTTCGAAGACCGTTCGGCAGGTGAACGTAACAGCCGGCAAGCCGCAGGTAAGTATAGGCAAGGTTGCCCTGGGCACCTCCACGGCCACCACCTTGCAGGAGGTGCAGGTGCAGGCGCTGCGGCCCACTATTACGCAGGAGGCAGACCGCCTGGTGGTCAGTATAGAGGGCACCGCCCTGGCAGCGGGCAAAACGGCCTATGATGTGCTGGCTACCTCTCCGGGTGTGTTTGTAGACCAGGAGGGCAATATACAGCTCAATGGCAGGAGCGGGGTAACTGTGATGCTGGACGGAAAGCTCACCTACCTCTCGGCCCGCGACCTCCGCTCTCTGCTGGAAGGCATGCCGGCAGAGAACATCCGTAACATCGAGATCATCACCAACCCCTCCGCCAAGTATGATGCCCAGGGATCCTCCGGCATCCTCAACATTAACCTGAAACAGAACACACAACAGGGCGTGAATGGCAGTGTTTATGCAGGCACGACCTACAACGGCAAGCAGGTAGGCTATTCGGGCGGCGCCACGATCAACTACAAATCCGGTGACTGGAACTCCTTCCTGAACCTGGATGCGGCCCGCCGTGTGGGAGGCCGCGACGCTACGTTTACCCGTGTGTTCAAGGGAGAAGAAGAATCCGTATACTTCGACCAGGAAGCGACCGAGGACTATGAGGTACAGGGACCGCCAGCGGTGCGCCTGGGTACCGATTATAGCATAGACGAGCGCCATAGTGTGGGGGTGATGGGCTACTTTGTGACGAACAAGTTCAATGCTGATTTCCTAACGGAGACTTACCTGGGCAATGCGCCGGGCCAGCCAACGCAGTTTATAGATGCGGATAACTTTAGGGAGAACCGTTTCACGAACTATACCGGCAACGTGCACTACGTGGGTAAGTTCGATACGCTGGGCACGCAGCTGAGCGCGGACCTGGACCTGGTAAAGATCCGAAACAGGGGAGACGCCTACTTTTATAACTACTTCTACGACCTGACGGGGGAGGGGGCCGACAGACAGGATTTCCTCTACACGGAGACGCCCTCCGGTTTCGATATTTTCTCTGGGAAGGTAGATTACACCAAAGCCTTCTCCAATAGCCGCAAGCTGGAGCTAGGCGTGAAAGCTAGCCGGGTGGCCTCGGATGCTGACTCCCGCTTTTATTTTAACAACGGCGATGTGCGTGTGCCGGACCTTTCGCGCACGAACCACTTCCTCTACGACGAGGACATTTACGCGGCCTACGTGAACTGGAGCAGCAAACTCGGAGAGCGCTTTAACCTGCAGGCTGGCCTGCGGGCAGAGCAAACCGTATCCAAAGGGGAGTCGCTGACCACGGGGCAGGTGACCAAACGCGATTACCTGGATTTGTTCCCGAGCCTTTTCCTGATGCAAAAGGTGAGCGACGACTATGAGTTGAACTACAACTACAGCCGCCGCATTTACCGGCCAAACTACGGCTCGCTCAACCCTTTCTTCTCCTACCGCGACCCGTACACCTACTGGCTCGGAAACCCTTACCTGAGGCCGCAGTACACCCATTCCTTCGGCATCACGCAGACCTATAAGAAAAACTACAGCCTGGCGCTCAGCTACCAGCTCCAGCAGGACGTGATTGCGGAGCTTCCTATCATTGATGCCGAAACCTCCACGACCATTTACACCATAGGCAACGTGGACGACGCCATCAACCTGAGCATGACAGCGGTAGTGCCAGTGCAGATCATGAAGAAGTGGGACACGAGCAACACGCTGGTGGTGGCCTACAACGAGTTTAGCACCATCGTGGATAGGCAGCAGGTGACGAATGATCAGGTGTTTTACATGCTGCAGTCCAACCATACCATCCTGCTGCCCTGGAAGCTGAAAGCTGAGATCAACGGCACCTACCAGGGGCCCGGCGCCTACGCGCTGTATCGGGTGGACCCGCGCTGGTGGCTGAATGTGGGGCTGAAGCGAAGCTTTATGGACGAAAAACTGGATCTGACCGTCAACGCCAACGATATTTTCCATACCCAGCACCTCATCATCGGGGCCAATGTGGGCGAAGGCAACGTGAGTGATTGGGACCAGTACTTCCGGCAGCGCAACGTAGGCTTAACGCTTCGCTACAAGTTCAGCAGGGGCGCGAAGTTGGAAGAGCGCAAGCGCAATAACCTGGAGGAGCTGAACCGCACCGGAGGTTGA